In one Micromonospora polyrhachis genomic region, the following are encoded:
- a CDS encoding P1 family peptidase, whose amino-acid sequence MDQLSRRARDLGIVVGPIPTGEHNAITDVPGVLVGHTTLDDGADLHTGVTAVVPSQLGPGRWTLPAAVYTGNGYGKLVGSTQVDELGVLESPIVLTATLSVFRAADALLGHLMERRPDGVSFNPLVGETNDGHLSDIRRRPISAEHVLTAIAGASDGPPAEGCVGAGTGTTALGFKAGIGTSSRTVRLADGSATVGVLVQANFGGVLTVLGVPQPVDELIPAVDRTEPPGNSCMIVVATDVPLDARQLGRLARRAVFAMARVGASYSNGSGDYAVAFSTAGPDRPVIPDSEIDPVFAAVLDAVEEALLNSLFTAVTTTGVGGRTSHAVPHDAVLRRLSAAGRLGARA is encoded by the coding sequence ATGGATCAGCTCAGCCGCCGCGCCCGTGACCTCGGGATCGTCGTCGGGCCAATACCCACCGGAGAGCACAACGCGATCACCGACGTGCCCGGGGTCCTGGTCGGGCACACCACCCTCGACGACGGTGCCGACCTGCACACCGGGGTCACCGCCGTCGTGCCGAGCCAACTCGGTCCCGGACGGTGGACCCTGCCGGCCGCCGTGTACACCGGCAACGGTTACGGGAAACTCGTCGGTTCGACCCAGGTGGACGAACTCGGCGTACTGGAGTCACCGATCGTCCTGACCGCCACGCTGTCGGTGTTCCGGGCGGCTGACGCGCTGCTGGGTCATCTGATGGAGCGCCGGCCGGACGGCGTGTCGTTCAACCCGCTGGTGGGCGAGACGAACGACGGGCACCTCTCGGACATCCGCCGTCGCCCGATCAGCGCGGAGCACGTGCTCACCGCCATCGCCGGGGCATCCGACGGGCCTCCGGCGGAGGGCTGCGTCGGGGCCGGCACCGGCACTACCGCCCTGGGCTTCAAGGCCGGCATCGGCACCTCGTCCAGGACGGTACGGCTGGCCGACGGATCGGCGACCGTCGGTGTCCTGGTCCAGGCCAATTTCGGCGGGGTGCTGACCGTCCTCGGTGTACCGCAGCCAGTCGACGAGCTGATCCCGGCCGTCGACCGGACCGAACCACCCGGCAACTCGTGCATGATCGTGGTGGCCACCGACGTTCCCCTGGACGCCCGGCAGCTTGGCCGGCTCGCCCGGCGGGCGGTCTTCGCGATGGCCCGGGTCGGGGCGTCGTACAGCAACGGAAGCGGTGACTATGCGGTCGCGTTCAGTACGGCGGGCCCTGATCGGCCGGTGATCCCGGACAGCGAGATCGACCCGGTCTTCGCCGCCGTGCTGGACGCGGTCGAGGAGGCACTGCTCAACTCGCTCTTTACCGCCGTCACCACCACGGGTGTGGGGGGCCGGACCAGTCATGCCGTTCCGCACGACGCGGTGCTCCGACGGTTGTCCGCAGCCGGCCGACTCGGGGCACGTGCCTGA
- a CDS encoding sugar isomerase domain-containing protein produces the protein MTLSAEGYLSVVTETIARVSTEQRDAVRQAADLITETLRADGVIHAFGTGHSEALAMEIAGRAGGLVPTNRIALRDVVLYGGEPASTLGPTLERDPAAVKRLYELAPVAPQDIFVVASNSGVNGSIVEFALLVKERGHKLIAITSRDHSSRVDSRHPSGRKLSEIADVVLDNGAPYGDATLPLPGGGAVGAVSSITAALLAQQIVVEVVAQLVEAGETPPVYLSANIPAGDAHNNALEERYAGRIRRGA, from the coding sequence ATGACACTCAGCGCCGAGGGCTACCTTTCGGTCGTCACCGAGACGATCGCCCGGGTCTCGACGGAGCAGCGGGACGCGGTACGCCAAGCCGCTGACCTGATCACCGAGACGTTGCGCGCCGACGGCGTGATCCACGCCTTCGGCACCGGACACTCGGAGGCGCTGGCGATGGAGATCGCCGGCCGGGCCGGGGGACTGGTCCCGACCAACCGGATCGCGCTGCGGGACGTGGTGCTCTACGGTGGCGAGCCGGCGAGCACCCTCGGCCCCACGCTGGAACGGGACCCGGCGGCCGTCAAGCGACTCTACGAACTCGCGCCGGTGGCACCGCAGGATATCTTCGTGGTGGCCTCCAACTCCGGGGTCAACGGCTCGATCGTGGAGTTCGCCCTGCTGGTGAAGGAGCGCGGCCACAAGCTGATCGCGATCACCTCTCGGGACCACTCGTCCCGGGTGGACTCTCGCCACCCGTCCGGCCGGAAGCTCAGCGAGATCGCCGACGTGGTGCTGGACAACGGTGCCCCGTACGGGGATGCGACCCTGCCGCTGCCCGGGGGCGGTGCGGTGGGTGCGGTGTCGTCGATCACCGCCGCCCTGCTCGCCCAGCAGATCGTGGTCGAGGTGGTCGCTCAGCTGGTCGAGGCGGGTGAGACCCCACCGGTCTACCTGTCGGCCAACATCCCGGCCGGCGACGCGCACAACAACGCGCTGGAGGAGCGGTACGCGGGTCGGATCCGGCGCGGCGCCTGA
- a CDS encoding DUF6328 family protein has protein sequence MSRETDRQRWQRNFADLLQELRVAQTGVQILFAFLLTLPFSAGFEDTTAFQKDVYVVALLAAAAATALIISPVAFHRALFRQGRKPELVRYAHRMATGGLTFMLIAMVSSVLLITDFVLPPALAFVLSGFTAIWFLTFWAALPFARRRRWTDDDDEADEWKDPEVAAGD, from the coding sequence GTGTCGAGGGAAACTGACAGGCAGCGATGGCAGCGGAACTTCGCCGATCTGCTACAGGAGCTACGAGTCGCGCAGACCGGTGTCCAGATCCTCTTCGCCTTCCTGTTGACCCTGCCGTTCAGTGCCGGCTTCGAGGACACCACCGCGTTCCAGAAGGACGTGTACGTGGTGGCGCTGCTCGCCGCCGCGGCGGCCACCGCGCTGATCATTTCGCCGGTCGCCTTCCACCGGGCACTGTTCCGGCAGGGGCGGAAACCGGAACTGGTCCGGTACGCGCACCGGATGGCCACCGGTGGGCTGACCTTCATGCTCATCGCCATGGTCAGCTCGGTCCTGCTGATCACCGACTTTGTGCTGCCTCCGGCGCTCGCGTTCGTGCTCAGTGGGTTTACCGCGATCTGGTTCCTGACCTTCTGGGCGGCGCTCCCGTTTGCCCGTCGACGCCGGTGGACCGACGACGATGACGAGGCAGACGAGTGGAAAGACCCTGAGGTGGCGGCCGGCGACTGA
- a CDS encoding acyl-CoA dehydrogenase family protein produces the protein MTTTQNNQPVTDGSDGVGPLPAEAGQVSEKEARQVAEAAREAEWGKPSFGKELFLGRFRLDLIDPWPQPDPAKTAKADEFLARLDNYLRSAVDGTQIERDAAIPDEVFHGLAQLGAFGMKIDERYGGLGLSNLDYCRALMLTGSVSPAISALLSAHQSIGVPQPLKMFGSEEQKQRILPRLAAGEVSAFLLTEPDVGSDPARLATSAEPTEDGTGYRLNGVKLWATNGTVATLLVVMARVPAQPAGPDGPARRGGITAFVVEGDSDGITVERRNEFVGLRGLENSVTRFHDVIVPKENVIGGEGKGLKIALTTLNTGRLSLPAMCVGAGKWSLNVAREWAAERVQWGRPVGEHEAVATKLSFMAATTYAMEAMLDLCCLLADDDRNDIRIEAALVKLYASEMAWKIADELVQIRGGRGYETADSLAARGERPAAVEQLLRDLRINRIFEGSTEIMHLLIAREAVDAHLSVAGDIIDPDAGLGRKARAGARASAFYAKWLPTLTVGAGQNPISYADHGPLAGHLRYVERTSRKLARSTFYAMSRWQGKMERKQAFLGRIVDIGAELFAMSAACVRAHAERDARPEGRELADLFCRQARLRVEALFTALWDNTDSIDVVAAKRILAGRYASLEEGVVTPPAEQPWVVPWQPGPSTVPDVRRRIPPT, from the coding sequence GTGACCACGACGCAGAACAATCAACCTGTCACCGATGGATCCGACGGGGTCGGGCCGTTGCCCGCCGAGGCCGGGCAGGTCTCGGAGAAGGAGGCCCGGCAGGTTGCCGAGGCTGCCCGCGAGGCCGAGTGGGGCAAGCCGAGCTTCGGCAAGGAGTTGTTCCTCGGCCGGTTCCGGCTCGACCTGATCGACCCGTGGCCGCAGCCCGACCCCGCAAAGACCGCCAAGGCCGACGAGTTCCTGGCTCGCCTCGACAACTACCTCCGCTCGGCGGTGGACGGCACCCAGATCGAGCGGGATGCCGCGATCCCGGACGAGGTCTTCCACGGGCTGGCCCAGCTCGGTGCCTTCGGCATGAAGATCGACGAGCGGTACGGCGGGCTCGGGCTGTCCAATCTGGACTACTGCCGGGCGTTGATGCTCACCGGCTCGGTCAGCCCGGCCATCAGCGCGCTGCTCTCCGCGCACCAGTCGATCGGAGTGCCGCAGCCGCTGAAGATGTTCGGCTCCGAGGAGCAGAAGCAGCGAATTCTGCCCCGGCTCGCGGCCGGGGAGGTCTCCGCCTTCCTGCTCACCGAGCCGGATGTCGGCTCCGACCCGGCCCGACTTGCCACCAGCGCCGAACCGACCGAGGACGGCACCGGCTATCGCCTCAACGGGGTCAAGCTGTGGGCCACCAACGGCACCGTCGCCACCCTGCTGGTGGTGATGGCCCGGGTGCCGGCGCAGCCAGCGGGCCCGGACGGACCGGCTCGCCGGGGCGGCATCACCGCCTTCGTCGTGGAGGGGGACTCGGACGGGATCACCGTAGAGCGGCGCAACGAGTTCGTCGGCCTGCGGGGCCTGGAGAACAGCGTGACCCGGTTCCACGACGTGATTGTTCCCAAGGAGAACGTCATCGGCGGCGAGGGCAAGGGGCTGAAGATCGCCCTGACCACGCTCAACACCGGTCGACTGTCGCTGCCCGCGATGTGTGTCGGTGCCGGCAAGTGGTCGCTGAACGTCGCCCGTGAGTGGGCCGCCGAGCGGGTGCAGTGGGGGCGTCCGGTCGGCGAACACGAGGCAGTCGCCACCAAGCTGTCCTTCATGGCCGCCACCACGTATGCCATGGAGGCCATGCTCGATCTGTGCTGCCTGCTCGCCGACGACGACCGTAACGACATCCGGATCGAGGCTGCCCTGGTCAAGCTCTACGCCAGCGAGATGGCCTGGAAGATCGCCGACGAGCTGGTCCAGATCCGGGGCGGGCGCGGCTACGAGACGGCCGATTCGCTGGCCGCCCGAGGTGAGCGACCCGCTGCGGTCGAGCAGCTGCTCCGTGATCTGCGGATCAACCGGATCTTCGAGGGGTCCACCGAGATCATGCATCTGCTGATCGCCCGGGAGGCGGTCGACGCGCACCTCTCGGTTGCCGGCGACATCATCGACCCGGATGCGGGGCTGGGTCGCAAGGCCAGGGCGGGTGCTCGCGCCAGCGCCTTCTACGCCAAGTGGCTGCCGACGTTGACGGTCGGTGCCGGGCAGAACCCGATCTCGTACGCGGACCACGGGCCGCTCGCCGGACACCTGCGGTACGTGGAACGGACCTCCCGCAAGCTGGCCCGGTCGACGTTCTACGCGATGTCCCGCTGGCAGGGCAAGATGGAGCGCAAGCAGGCGTTCCTGGGTCGGATCGTGGACATCGGCGCGGAACTGTTCGCGATGTCGGCGGCCTGCGTGCGGGCACATGCCGAGCGAGACGCCCGCCCCGAGGGACGGGAGTTGGCCGACCTGTTCTGTCGGCAGGCGCGGCTGCGCGTCGAGGCGCTCTTCACCGCGCTGTGGGACAACACCGACTCGATTGACGTGGTGGCGGCGAAGCGGATCCTGGCCGGCCGCTACGCCTCGCTGGAGGAGGGAGTGGTCACACCGCCGGCCGAGCAGCCCTGGGTCGTACCGTGGCAGCCCGGTCCGTCCACCGTGCCGGACGTACGCCGACGCATCCCGCCCACCTGA
- a CDS encoding CGNR zinc finger domain-containing protein: MHWVEVAGYPMPTPIGGHPALELCNTWAGWEEPPSPNREWLRDFDRLAVWTGHVQLLAPATVARLREHGRDDPAGAHDVLVAIRSLRTALHDVLLDPGDAAAFRQVAEVAQWAAAAAVLTSGPDGLAHWVLPDDLGLTLPLLAAARSGADLLGTPARHQIRACPGTDCGWLFLDRRGRRRWCSMADCGNRAKVRAYAARRKPD, from the coding sequence ATGCACTGGGTAGAGGTAGCGGGCTATCCCATGCCCACCCCGATCGGCGGGCACCCCGCTCTGGAACTCTGCAACACCTGGGCCGGCTGGGAGGAACCACCCAGCCCGAACCGAGAATGGTTGCGCGACTTCGACCGGCTGGCGGTCTGGACCGGCCATGTCCAACTGCTCGCCCCGGCCACCGTCGCCCGGCTCCGGGAACACGGTCGCGACGATCCGGCCGGGGCGCACGACGTACTGGTGGCGATCCGTTCGTTGCGTACGGCGCTACACGACGTGCTGCTCGACCCGGGCGATGCCGCCGCCTTCCGGCAGGTTGCCGAGGTGGCGCAGTGGGCCGCCGCGGCGGCGGTGCTGACGTCCGGCCCCGACGGACTGGCCCACTGGGTGCTCCCCGACGACCTCGGCCTGACGCTTCCCCTGCTGGCCGCCGCCCGATCCGGCGCCGACCTGCTCGGCACACCCGCCCGACACCAGATAAGGGCCTGCCCCGGCACCGACTGCGGCTGGCTCTTCCTCGACCGGCGCGGCCGACGTCGCTGGTGCAGCATGGCGGACTGTGGAAACCGGGCCAAGGTACGGGCCTACGCCGCCCGACGCAAACCTGACTGA
- a CDS encoding AfsR/SARP family transcriptional regulator: MSDLQLRVLGPLTAYRDGVEVALGGRRQRMVLATLLVARGRMLPEERLRDLVWSDGGRLAGRATLHGYVAGLRRALEPDRPMRSPSRVLLREGPGYAVRVPAEQVDTERFAELVTHGRTLLDGGRPAAAVGVLTDALGLWRGPAYADLAGASFVLPEIARLDAMRTVAAELRLTAMLALGRHPEVLGELQALVLEQPQRERGWELLAVALYRAGGGAAGHRPGRAGGGAARHWPTMVGAPRADRRSQWDPSGERHRPAYDQPL, from the coding sequence ATGAGCGACCTGCAACTCCGCGTACTCGGGCCCCTGACCGCGTACCGCGACGGGGTGGAAGTGGCGCTCGGCGGCCGGCGGCAGCGCATGGTGCTGGCCACGCTGCTGGTGGCCCGGGGCCGGATGCTGCCCGAGGAACGCCTCCGCGATCTGGTGTGGAGCGACGGCGGACGTCTGGCCGGTCGGGCGACCCTGCACGGCTACGTGGCCGGCCTCCGGCGGGCACTCGAACCGGACCGGCCGATGCGCTCCCCGAGCAGGGTTCTGCTCCGGGAAGGACCCGGGTACGCGGTCCGGGTACCGGCCGAACAGGTCGACACGGAACGGTTCGCCGAGCTGGTCACCCATGGTAGGACCCTGCTGGACGGGGGACGACCGGCGGCGGCCGTCGGGGTGTTGACCGATGCACTCGGGCTGTGGCGTGGCCCGGCGTACGCCGACCTGGCGGGTGCCTCGTTCGTGTTACCGGAGATCGCCCGTCTCGACGCGATGCGCACCGTCGCCGCCGAGCTGAGACTGACCGCGATGCTGGCACTGGGCCGGCACCCCGAGGTACTGGGCGAGCTGCAGGCGCTCGTCCTTGAACAACCGCAGCGGGAGCGGGGGTGGGAACTACTGGCGGTCGCGTTGTACCGGGCCGGCGGAGGCGCGGCAGGTCACCGCCCGGGTCGGGCCGGCGGAGGCGCAGCACGTCACTGGCCGACCATGGTGGGTGCACCCCGCGCCGACCGTCGGTCCCAGTGGGATCCCAGCGGAGAACGGCACCGTCCGGCATACGACCAGCCACTGTGA
- a CDS encoding cupin-like domain-containing protein: MTSAVAGAPVTTSAAGAPVTTSAAGAPVTTSAAGPAGLAPRWRAWVAENLALGVAEGEIRAALLAAGQPGAAVDEELTRAPDHPYFQACLRLAREYAWLEALLDSYGDLRSAELSDGLERRGDLSPAEFFERYYFANRPVILAGAVDDWPARRQWSLASLRDQLGNVEVEVMTGRDSNPEHTWQHDTHRTRMAFADYLTMVETGGETNDYYMVARNETGSTVSDR; the protein is encoded by the coding sequence GTGACCAGCGCGGTTGCCGGGGCCCCCGTGACCACCTCGGCCGCCGGGGCCCCCGTGACCACCTCGGCCGCCGGGGCCCCCGTGACCACCTCGGCCGCCGGTCCGGCCGGGCTCGCACCTCGGTGGCGGGCCTGGGTCGCCGAGAACCTGGCCCTCGGCGTGGCGGAGGGGGAGATCCGGGCGGCGTTGCTGGCGGCGGGACAGCCCGGGGCGGCGGTCGACGAGGAGCTGACCCGCGCTCCCGATCACCCCTACTTCCAGGCCTGCCTGAGGTTGGCCCGGGAGTACGCCTGGCTGGAAGCCCTGCTCGATTCCTACGGCGACCTTCGCTCCGCCGAGCTGTCCGATGGGCTGGAGCGCCGGGGCGACCTGTCCCCGGCCGAGTTCTTCGAGCGGTACTACTTCGCCAACCGTCCGGTGATCCTGGCCGGGGCGGTCGACGACTGGCCGGCCCGGCGGCAGTGGTCCCTGGCAAGCCTGCGGGACCAGTTGGGGAACGTCGAGGTCGAGGTGATGACCGGCCGGGACAGCAACCCGGAGCACACCTGGCAGCACGACACCCACCGGACCCGGATGGCGTTCGCCGACTACCTCACCATGGTCGAGACGGGTGGGGAGACCAACGACTACTACATGGTCGCGCGTAACGAGACTGGCAGCACGGTCTCCGACCGTTGA
- a CDS encoding cupin-like domain-containing protein yields MTRDIRPVPGVIDPALLPETVTLLLGPAGTVTGLHHDNMNILLCQVMGRKHVRLVPSYQRTRVYPRGGTYSHVDAAQPDLDQHPSYGQATVLEGVLQPGDALLVPVGWWHWVQALDISATVSLHHFQVPSGNHYLHPPLVRGTD; encoded by the coding sequence TTGACCCGGGACATCAGACCGGTGCCCGGCGTCATCGATCCGGCCCTGTTGCCGGAGACGGTGACCCTGCTGCTGGGGCCGGCAGGCACGGTCACGGGGCTGCACCACGACAACATGAACATCCTGTTGTGTCAGGTGATGGGTCGTAAACACGTCCGGCTCGTGCCGTCGTACCAGCGCACCCGGGTGTATCCCCGGGGCGGGACGTACAGCCACGTCGACGCGGCGCAGCCGGACCTCGACCAGCACCCGTCGTACGGGCAGGCGACCGTTCTGGAGGGAGTGCTGCAACCGGGCGACGCCCTGTTGGTGCCGGTCGGGTGGTGGCACTGGGTACAGGCCCTGGATATCAGCGCCACGGTGAGTCTGCACCACTTCCAGGTGCCCTCGGGCAACCACTACCTGCACCCGCCGCTGGTACGCGGCACCGACTGA
- a CDS encoding Fur family transcriptional regulator — MTTGEGTTAVRNTRQRSAVSALLREVEGFHSAQDLHAMLRDRGERVGLTTVYRTLQGLADAGEIDVMRPPGGEHLYRRCSEGHHHHLVCRACGRTVEVEGPAVETWADRVAARHGFVDVSHTMEIFGTCPTCASS, encoded by the coding sequence GTGACGACTGGAGAGGGCACCACGGCCGTACGCAACACCCGGCAACGCAGCGCCGTCAGCGCGCTGCTACGAGAGGTCGAGGGCTTCCACAGTGCCCAGGACCTGCACGCGATGCTGCGGGACCGGGGAGAACGGGTCGGCCTGACCACGGTCTACCGCACCCTCCAGGGGCTGGCCGACGCGGGCGAGATCGACGTGATGCGACCACCGGGCGGTGAGCACCTCTACCGCCGGTGCAGCGAGGGGCACCATCACCACCTGGTGTGTCGGGCCTGTGGTCGTACGGTCGAGGTCGAGGGCCCGGCCGTGGAGACCTGGGCCGACCGGGTCGCTGCCCGACACGGCTTCGTCGACGTCAGTCACACCATGGAGATCTTCGGCACCTGCCCCACCTGCGCCAGTTCCTGA
- a CDS encoding ArsR/SmtB family transcription factor has translation MASSNGYEAYEGAGELLRALSAPIRVAIVTELAQGERCVHELVEKLGAPQPLVSQHLRVLRGAGVVHGSRRGREIAYALVDEHIAHIVADAISHAGEAK, from the coding sequence ATGGCGAGCAGTAACGGATACGAGGCGTACGAGGGGGCCGGGGAACTACTCCGCGCGTTGTCCGCCCCGATCCGGGTCGCAATCGTCACCGAACTCGCCCAGGGTGAGCGTTGCGTACACGAGTTGGTGGAGAAGCTCGGCGCGCCCCAGCCGCTCGTCTCCCAGCATCTACGGGTACTGCGGGGTGCCGGTGTGGTGCACGGATCGCGACGTGGTCGGGAGATCGCCTACGCCCTGGTGGACGAGCACATCGCACATATCGTGGCCGACGCGATCAGCCACGCCGGGGAGGCGAAGTGA
- a CDS encoding metal ABC transporter permease — protein sequence MGLFQYEFMIRALVGALIIGLAAPALGIYLVQRRLSLIGDGIGHVALTGVGVGLLLHQSPVITAVIVAALGAVVIELLRERGRTSGDMALALLFYGGIAGGVMLVGLSDNRSNSALLSYLFGALTTTSQTDLITIAVLGVVVLIAMLVLRPALFAICHDEEYARVSGLPVRTLNLLLAITTAVTVTIAMRAVGLLLISALMVVPVATAQQVTRGFRTTMALAMVLGLLAAGSGVTLAGSLDTAPGATIVVLAIVLFLLVALGTAGWRSIRRRSLPTEATTQLEPPDVVLDR from the coding sequence ATGGGCCTCTTCCAGTACGAGTTCATGATCCGCGCGCTGGTCGGCGCGCTCATCATCGGCCTGGCCGCCCCGGCGCTCGGCATCTACCTGGTGCAGCGCCGGCTGTCGCTGATCGGCGACGGAATCGGGCACGTGGCGCTGACCGGTGTCGGCGTCGGACTGCTGCTCCACCAGTCACCGGTGATCACCGCCGTGATCGTCGCGGCGCTCGGCGCAGTGGTCATCGAGTTGCTCCGGGAGCGGGGACGCACCTCCGGTGACATGGCGCTGGCGCTGCTCTTCTACGGCGGCATCGCCGGCGGTGTGATGCTGGTCGGGCTCTCCGACAACCGCAGCAACTCGGCGCTGCTGTCGTATCTGTTCGGGGCGTTGACCACCACCTCCCAGACCGACCTGATCACCATCGCGGTGCTCGGTGTGGTGGTGCTGATCGCCATGCTCGTGCTACGTCCGGCACTCTTCGCCATCTGTCACGACGAGGAGTACGCCCGGGTCTCCGGCCTGCCGGTGCGGACACTGAACCTGTTGCTGGCGATCACCACCGCGGTGACCGTGACGATCGCCATGCGGGCGGTCGGGCTGCTGCTGATCAGCGCGCTGATGGTGGTGCCGGTCGCCACCGCGCAACAGGTCACCCGGGGGTTCCGTACCACCATGGCGCTGGCGATGGTGCTGGGCCTGCTGGCCGCCGGTTCCGGGGTGACCCTCGCCGGAAGCCTGGACACCGCTCCCGGGGCCACCATCGTCGTCCTGGCGATCGTGCTGTTCCTGCTGGTGGCGCTCGGTACGGCGGGGTGGCGCAGCATCCGACGACGGTCGCTACCGACCGAGGCCACCACCCAGTTGGAGCCGCCGGACGTGGTCCTGGACCGATGA
- a CDS encoding metal ABC transporter ATP-binding protein has translation MIGKQEQSGTDQPVVTVTHARVAYDNRPVLRDVSFTLTAGEVVAVLGANGSGKSTLIRTILGLVPLSNGSIELFGTPLRRFRKWWRIGYVPQRIGAGSGVPATVAEVVSAGRLARRGVLRPAGAADREAVAEALDAVGLADRAGDPVATLSGGQQQRTLIARALAGQPDLLVLDEPTAGVDAASQAAFAEALRGFIARGGTVLLVAHELGPLAPLISRALVVHEGRIAHDGPVPEPAGHHADPDHDHVHPHGPDEPTGMWS, from the coding sequence ATGATCGGGAAGCAGGAGCAGAGCGGCACCGACCAGCCCGTCGTGACGGTGACCCACGCCCGGGTCGCCTACGACAACCGCCCGGTGTTGCGGGACGTCTCGTTCACCCTGACCGCCGGCGAGGTGGTCGCCGTACTGGGGGCGAACGGGTCGGGCAAGTCGACGCTCATCCGTACGATCCTCGGCCTCGTCCCACTCAGCAACGGGTCGATCGAGCTGTTCGGCACGCCACTACGCCGGTTCCGCAAGTGGTGGCGGATCGGCTACGTCCCGCAGCGCATCGGGGCGGGCAGCGGCGTACCGGCCACCGTCGCCGAGGTGGTCTCCGCCGGCCGGCTGGCCCGTCGGGGCGTACTGCGTCCGGCCGGGGCCGCCGACCGAGAGGCGGTGGCCGAGGCACTGGACGCCGTCGGGCTCGCCGACCGGGCCGGTGACCCGGTGGCCACCCTCTCCGGTGGCCAGCAGCAACGCACCCTGATCGCCCGGGCCCTGGCCGGGCAGCCCGACCTACTGGTACTCGACGAGCCGACCGCCGGGGTGGACGCGGCCAGCCAAGCCGCGTTCGCCGAGGCGCTACGCGGCTTCATCGCCCGGGGCGGCACGGTACTGCTCGTCGCCCACGAACTCGGTCCGCTGGCACCACTGATCAGCCGGGCGCTGGTCGTACACGAGGGGCGGATCGCGCACGACGGACCGGTGCCGGAACCAGCCGGCCATCACGCGGACCCCGACCATGACCACGTCCATCCGCACGGACCGGACGAGCCGACCGGGATGTGGAGCTGA
- a CDS encoding metal ABC transporter substrate-binding protein, which translates to MEIHPAARTRSARRSALRPAPDHQSTQPDIPVASPGRWRVASLRRRRGVAVAAALLALGSVTACSTDSAGQDPNRVDVVAGFYPLQFVTERIGGDAVRVTSLAKPGAEPHDLELNPGQVGQVVDAELIVYLKGFQPAVDEAVKQEAADRAFDVATVQPLLDASDAGHTHEEGEEHGHEEEAGAKDPHVWLDPERLATIGDRLAERLGKIAPDHAADYTARATTLRADLTTLDKEYAEGLKTCQRREIVVSHAAFGYLAQRYDLEQIGVSGLTPEDEPSPKRLAEVATEARQHGATTIFFETQVSSKVADTIAREVGASTAVLNPIEGVEAGADYFTAMRANLAALRKALGCS; encoded by the coding sequence ATGGAGATCCACCCCGCTGCCCGCACCCGATCCGCCCGTCGGTCCGCACTCCGACCTGCACCTGACCACCAGTCCACTCAGCCAGACATCCCCGTTGCCAGCCCTGGCCGCTGGCGTGTTGCCAGTCTGCGCCGTCGACGCGGGGTGGCGGTCGCGGCGGCGCTGCTCGCCCTCGGCAGTGTGACCGCCTGCTCCACCGACTCCGCAGGTCAGGACCCGAACCGGGTCGACGTGGTCGCCGGCTTCTACCCGTTGCAGTTCGTCACCGAGCGGATCGGCGGGGACGCCGTCCGGGTGACCAGCCTGGCCAAGCCAGGTGCCGAGCCGCACGACCTGGAACTCAACCCGGGACAGGTCGGCCAGGTGGTCGACGCGGAACTGATCGTCTATCTCAAGGGGTTCCAGCCGGCCGTCGACGAGGCCGTCAAGCAAGAGGCCGCCGACCGCGCGTTCGACGTAGCCACCGTGCAGCCCCTGCTCGATGCCAGCGACGCCGGGCACACCCACGAGGAGGGCGAGGAACACGGCCACGAAGAGGAGGCCGGCGCCAAGGACCCGCACGTCTGGTTGGACCCCGAACGGCTGGCCACCATCGGTGACCGGCTCGCCGAGCGGCTGGGCAAGATCGCGCCGGACCACGCCGCCGACTACACCGCGCGGGCCACCACGCTGCGGGCCGACCTCACGACCCTGGACAAGGAGTACGCCGAGGGGCTGAAGACCTGCCAGCGCCGGGAGATCGTGGTCAGCCACGCCGCGTTCGGCTACCTCGCCCAGCGGTACGACCTGGAGCAGATCGGGGTCTCCGGGCTGACGCCCGAGGACGAGCCCTCACCCAAGCGGCTGGCCGAGGTCGCCACCGAGGCCCGGCAGCACGGCGCCACCACCATCTTCTTCGAGACCCAGGTGAGTTCGAAGGTCGCCGACACCATCGCCCGGGAGGTCGGGGCGAGCACGGCCGTCCTCAACCCCATCGAAGGTGTCGAGGCCGGTGCCGACTACTTCACCGCGATGCGGGCCAACCTCGCCGCGCTCCGGAAGGCGCTGGGCTGCTCATGA